In the genome of Prochlorothrix hollandica PCC 9006 = CALU 1027, one region contains:
- a CDS encoding ADP-ribosylglycohydrolase family protein: MNLDQTAAIVGSLWGTAVGDALGLPWEGLSPRSQRQRIPQVQGHHLILGRGMMSDDTEQSCLVAQALILSGGESGRFSAALALRLKLWFLGLPAGVGKATALGCFRLWLGFNPDCSGVFSAGNGPAMRSPILGVCYGHNLDQLRDLVRRSTRLTHTDPQAEWGALAVAIAAHLAASQPQATAPQLWQQLQQLLQQALASTAPSATLNQFWQLLDRLPLALSQDLTPRQFAADLGLSRGVSGYINHTLPLALYSWLCYPQDYAQAVTTVIHLGGDTDTTAAIVGGIVGAAVGVEGIPEPWRSGLWEWPRSGSWITRLGHRLGRSLATNSPLAPEPLFWPALIPRNLIFLVIVLAHGFLRLGWWLVHCLPR; this comes from the coding sequence ATGAATCTGGATCAAACCGCTGCCATCGTCGGATCCCTCTGGGGGACTGCCGTAGGGGATGCCCTGGGTTTACCCTGGGAAGGACTATCCCCCCGCAGCCAACGGCAACGCATTCCCCAAGTCCAGGGCCATCACCTGATCCTGGGGCGGGGCATGATGTCCGACGACACCGAGCAGAGTTGTCTAGTGGCCCAAGCCTTGATCCTGTCCGGGGGGGAGAGTGGCCGCTTCAGTGCGGCCCTAGCCCTGCGACTGAAACTCTGGTTCCTGGGGTTGCCCGCCGGGGTGGGTAAAGCTACAGCTTTGGGTTGTTTCAGGTTATGGCTAGGGTTTAATCCCGATTGCAGTGGGGTTTTTTCAGCCGGGAATGGCCCTGCCATGCGTAGCCCAATTTTAGGGGTTTGTTATGGCCATAATCTAGATCAGTTGCGGGATCTGGTGCGCCGATCGACCCGCCTCACCCACACCGATCCCCAGGCAGAATGGGGAGCCTTGGCGGTGGCGATCGCGGCCCATCTGGCAGCAAGCCAACCCCAGGCCACGGCTCCCCAACTATGGCAGCAGTTGCAGCAGTTATTGCAGCAAGCTTTGGCCAGTACCGCCCCCAGTGCAACGCTGAATCAGTTTTGGCAGTTATTGGATCGCCTTCCCCTTGCCCTCAGCCAAGATCTCACCCCTAGGCAATTCGCCGCTGATCTAGGTCTAAGCCGAGGTGTCAGTGGCTATATTAACCACACCCTGCCCCTAGCCCTCTATAGCTGGCTCTGTTATCCCCAGGATTATGCCCAGGCGGTGACTACGGTGATTCATTTGGGGGGGGACACCGACACCACAGCGGCGATCGTTGGGGGCATTGTCGGGGCAGCGGTGGGGGTGGAGGGAATCCCGGAACCCTGGCGATCGGGGTTATGGGAGTGGCCGCGATCGGGATCCTGGATCACCCGCCTAGGTCACCGCCTGGGCCGTTCCCTAGCCACTAACAGCCCCCTAGCCCCAGAACCCCTCTTTTGGCCTGCTTTAATCCCCCGCAACCTCATTTTTCTGGTCATAGTCCTGGCCCATGGCTTTTTACGCTTAGGCTGGTGGCTAGTACACTGCCTACCTCGCTGA
- a CDS encoding shikimate dehydrogenase — MAGTCITGTTKVLAVIGDPVKHSLSPLMHNAALAALGLDYVYLAFPIRGENLGTALAGFAAIDLVGFNITIPHKQAIMPLLQDITPLAQAVGAVNTVWRTDRGWAGTNTDVLGFLAPLRRLDRPWADLPAVVLGNGGAARAVVAGLLELGCPRIQVVGRDGQRLRQFQASWPEEFRGDRIHTHHWDDLPHLLPTAGLLVNTTPLGMAPQVDRTPLGPGDLDRLPPTALVYDLIYTPNPTQLLALAQERGLGAIDGLEMLVQQGAEALRLWTQAEVPVEIMGQTLRNHLGLA; from the coding sequence ATGGCTGGCACCTGCATCACCGGCACCACCAAAGTTTTAGCTGTCATTGGTGATCCCGTCAAACATTCCCTGTCGCCCCTGATGCACAATGCCGCCCTAGCTGCCCTGGGGCTGGACTATGTTTACTTAGCGTTCCCCATTCGGGGCGAAAATCTAGGGACGGCCCTGGCAGGGTTTGCGGCCATCGATCTAGTGGGCTTCAACATCACCATTCCCCATAAACAGGCCATTATGCCCCTGCTCCAGGACATTACCCCCCTAGCCCAAGCCGTGGGAGCCGTCAACACCGTTTGGCGCACCGATCGGGGCTGGGCCGGCACTAACACCGATGTGCTGGGGTTTTTGGCTCCGTTGCGCCGCCTCGATCGCCCCTGGGCTGACCTGCCCGCCGTGGTGTTGGGCAATGGGGGGGCGGCGCGGGCTGTGGTGGCGGGGTTGCTGGAGTTGGGCTGTCCCCGGATCCAGGTGGTGGGTCGGGATGGTCAACGGTTGCGCCAGTTCCAGGCCAGTTGGCCGGAGGAGTTCAGGGGCGATCGGATCCACACCCACCACTGGGACGATCTGCCCCACCTGCTGCCCACTGCCGGTCTTCTGGTCAATACCACTCCCCTGGGTATGGCTCCCCAGGTCGATCGTACTCCCCTCGGCCCTGGGGATCTCGATCGCCTTCCCCCCACGGCCCTGGTCTATGACCTGATCTATACCCCCAATCCCACCCAGTTGTTAGCCCTGGCCCAGGAACGGGGCTTGGGGGCGATCGATGGTCTGGAGATGTTGGTGCAACAGGGGGCGGAAGCGCTGCGGTTGTGGACCCAAGCCGAGGTGCCGGTGGAGATTATGGGCCAAACCCTGCGCAACCATTTGGGTTTGGCCTAG
- a CDS encoding Uma2 family endonuclease: MYDLPSENPEDPGLPDEFHDFQPELLRRTFRPPAYWPDRCFSGSDLNIYYDLDHLNWYKRPDWFGVVDVDCFYGGDDLRQSYVRWQEGADPTVVVELLSPGTEPEDLGQTQRRRPQQPPTKWEVYEQILRVPYYVVFDRDSLTLQAFAHDGQRLRPLTLTEPRLWIPTLELGLGLWRGTYSTGRARVSGQWLRWYDAQGQWLPTDTEAAQQEAQLAQQEAQLAQQEVQLAQQEVQLAQERAMFAEERARLAEDQAARLAAKLRELNIDPDAL, from the coding sequence ATGTATGACCTTCCTAGCGAGAACCCGGAGGATCCCGGATTGCCCGATGAATTCCATGATTTCCAGCCGGAACTGCTGCGGCGCACCTTCCGGCCCCCTGCTTACTGGCCCGATCGTTGCTTTAGTGGCAGTGATTTAAACATCTATTACGACCTAGACCATCTCAACTGGTACAAACGCCCCGACTGGTTTGGGGTGGTGGATGTGGATTGCTTCTATGGGGGTGATGACCTGCGCCAAAGTTATGTGCGCTGGCAAGAGGGAGCCGATCCCACGGTGGTGGTGGAACTGTTGTCCCCCGGTACAGAGCCGGAGGATTTGGGCCAAACCCAACGCCGCCGCCCCCAGCAACCCCCCACCAAATGGGAGGTGTATGAGCAAATTTTGCGGGTGCCCTATTATGTGGTCTTCGATCGGGACAGCCTCACGCTCCAAGCCTTTGCCCATGATGGTCAACGCTTGCGTCCCCTGACCTTAACGGAGCCTCGCCTGTGGATACCGACCCTGGAGTTGGGGTTGGGTCTGTGGCGGGGGACCTATAGCACGGGCAGGGCGAGGGTGTCCGGTCAATGGCTGCGGTGGTACGATGCTCAAGGCCAATGGCTACCCACCGACACCGAAGCCGCCCAACAGGAAGCCCAATTAGCCCAACAGGAAGCCCAATTAGCCCAACAGGAAGTCCAATTAGCCCAACAGGAAGTCCAATTAGCCCAAGAACGGGCCATGTTTGCTGAAGAACGGGCGCGGTTAGCGGAAGACCAGGCAGCGCGGTTAGCGGCCAAACTGCGGGAACTCAACATCGACCCCGATGCCCTGTAA